The Lolium rigidum isolate FL_2022 chromosome 2, APGP_CSIRO_Lrig_0.1, whole genome shotgun sequence genomic interval TGTCAGACTCAGGGAGGGTAGAGGTCAAGAtaaccctctcaagcaaccctgcaattaagaccaCAAGAAGTCTATTCaattcccaacacacctaatacacttacaatcggatgtataggtgcactagttgacgaaagagatagtgaaatacaagtaatatggatgattataagtagcaattgcaatctgaaataaaaatggcagcaagcgaacatgtagcagaagttgttggaaacggtgtttccaatgcttagaaacaaggcctagggatcatactttctctGAGTgttactctcaacaatgatcacataattgaacaaATGAattctactctcaaacactctcttgttggataacaaacaccattcattgtgtagggctgctaaaagcacacctcaagcccggAGTAAAATAaatacaacgtcataaaggaatcacacgatGCGcaccttgtcaccatcacacccagGTGAAGtgaccggagttcatattaaagtaacctctagagtgcataatagacaagagtaacatctacatattcaactagattacaaagctcatgatcacactaaagatcacaccatgggagagagagatgaactacatagctaccgagtagagccctcagcctgccagggagaactactccctcctcatccttAAGAGATCGGCTGGCGGAGTGAGATCGCGGGTGGGGGTGTGATGGGAGtatttccgggggcaattccccatccggcggcgtgccggaacgaagaCCTTTTGTCCCAGGCATGCgtcggtgggcggcggcgctgcgggacccttggtggaatatgagTTGGattgtttagggttttcgcatgcaGGGCAATATATAGAGCGAAGAGggcgcgtcggtggagtcccgaggggtccACCCCATAGGGCGATGCCCGCCCCGGCTCCTGGCCGCGCGATGGAAaggggaggccgtgggcctcctcttGCTGGCTCTTAGAAAACACGTGGGTCTTAAGTAAATAGAATTTAATAATTTTagattttccgagcactttggttttttggGCCTTTTACGCAATAAAACGGACATAATAAGCGAAGCGCTTGctgcgtggcatcttgttaatagagttagtccaataaatgccataatatgatataaagtgcatacaaAGCATGTAGGTATTGGCATAAAaccagcatggaacatcagaaattatagatacgttggacgtATCGGAAACAATATCATTTCATACAAGAAGGATAGAGGCCAATGTACAACACCCTTGGCACAACATGAGGTGCACCTTACACTGCCTAGAAGGCGGCACCTGGCTTACCCACTACCGACTACTGCTTGACATCTCCACTTTCCCACGTCTACAAGGCTACCTTTGAACAATCCACCACACGCCACAGCTCTACTTCGTGCGAGATCGGGTGACTACCGCGCTCAAAGATGGGGTGGCGCCTTGAAGAACGATGTTTATTCGGTGGCGCCCGGGCACCCGGCGGACGAGGGCGACGCTGGCTCAGAGATCTCGATCTTTGCTGGACCTCCACTATTCGATTGGAGCCAGGGACGAGGCTTGTGTCAGCCTGTGGCATCAATGGATCTTACCCCCACCATCTCAAACATGTTGCCCCGGACACCGCCAAGTCGGGACACATCAAGCGAGAAGGTGGTCAGCGTCTCGGCCTCACAGTCGCTGGCAGACGGGTAGGTGCCGGGTGGGAGGCCATGTCTACTCAACTTTGTCTGCGATCCGGCATATGTTCTTGGCCGCCCCGATCAAAGGAAAACTACGTAGTTTGAGGCTGCGGGTATGGAAATCTGAGCCGCTCAATCATCTGTCCAACTCCCGAACATCTTCGCACGATAACAAGATCGCGCGGAAGGTAACGGTGGTCATGCTCCCATCTCCATCGGAAAGCATCCTCCACGCCCTTAGCCACCCGAATGTTAAGCTCCTTCTACGGCTTGGAAACGTCCATACGCTGTAGCCACAGCCATCTGGTCCTCAAAGCCACGTTCATCATCTTGATATTGGGGATCCCTAGCCCGCCCCATTCCTTAGGTGCGCAGACTTTGTCCCACGCCACTAGACAGTGGCCACCGTTGACGTCCTTTCTCCCCTTCCAGAGGAAACCTCTTATTATTTTCTCAATTGTCGTGATTGTCTTGGCTGGTAGATCAAGAGACATCATGGCGAAGATGGGTATCGCGGAGAGAGTCGCGCGTACCAACTCTAGCCGTCCACCTCTGTCGAGAAGTGAGGCCCTCCAACCATGTAGCTTGTTAGCCACACTATCCAGGAGGTATTGCAGCTGGGCTGCAGTCGGCTTCCTCAGGGTGAGGGGCAACCCAAGGTACCTGAGGGGAAAATCCACCACGGGGCATTGAAGCTCCTGGTCCACGACAGCCAAGTCGGCATCGCTACAACGGATAAGGTTCGCTGAGCATTTCTCCATGTTGACACATAGTCCCGAGGCGGCCTCAAAGTCATCCACGATCCCGGAGAAAACCCTAAAATCAAGCACAGTAGGGCGTAGGAAGGTGACCACATCATCCGCGTACACCGATGTACGGAGCCGCAGTCCCGTCTGTGCCAGCGGGGTAAGCAGCCTCTCATCGGCCGCTTTCTCAATCATCAAATGCAGGATCTCCATGATCAGAATGAAGAGCTGAGGGGATAGGGGGTCCCCCTGACGCAGTCCACGCCTGTTGGCAATCCGCGCACCAGGTGTACCATTCAGCAAGACCCGGGTGGTTGCTGTGGAGAGGAGGGCGTAGATAACCGCCAGGACCCTCTCGCCAAACCCAATCTTCCGGAGGACCTCCAGAAGAAGTGCCCAGTCCACAGTGTCGAAAGCCTTGGTAATATCCAATTTGAGGAGGACTGCGGAAGTGGCACTGCTATGGAGCTTCCGTGCTGTTCCCTGAACCATCATGAAATTATCATGCAAGCACCTTCCACGCACGAATGCAGAAATGCAACATAGAGTGACATCATCAGATTAGAAGTTGATTTCGTCACTTCACAATAATTTCCACCCTTTAACTTCTTCATAATTCCAAATAAATTAATGTTGGTTTCGTGTCGATGAGGTTTCTAAACTAGATCCATGTGTGGGGATGTTTCGACAACATTTTTTCTGacctttttgttatttttttttcaaaacaggCTGCCCTTTTCCGTTACTGCATAATGAAAATACATAGAACACCAGACACATAGAAAATGGGACAAATAAAGGGACCTCCCTTTTGCATAATCAGGAAACCTGTTGACAGGTACTCGACGAGCATCCATTACGAGGTAAAAACTTGTCGACATTCAAGAAAAGTAGAAAAGTTCACACAACACACATATAACCACAACAAACCGGCTCAAACACATCGTAAGGAAACAAACatctgatgaacactttgaggccCTTCAATCATGAGGATCACCGTCCGAGCAGATTACCCTTGAACGCTTCTAGCCATTGTCGCTGCTTTGTTGACTAACTTTTGAGTCCAAGCCTtgattctcccagcatcttcctcACCATAGAAACCCACCTAAGAGCATCAGCCGTCTCtccgacgaggcccccaggacgcCTTTTTTTCATCTGAATGGACGAAAATGGCCCATTCGCGCCCCCTGcttctcgatttcgtccggattaggccttcaTCCGTCCTGAGAGCCTAGGCCATCcctggccccccggggagcgctcggggactccggacgaaacgaaagcgcgggaaacgtcGAGGAAACTTCCCACGtggctggtggccccaacttttcGGCGAGAGAGACCGATCGTCGTTCTCACCGCATCGTCTtctgcgcgctgtaaaagcctgccgccggtcagccttcgccggacgcgtagcttccacgcgacgagttaatgtcgtcgcatCGGTTTCTcgcgcgcctacctctatttatcgccgaattACCGCGTCTGCCTCGCATTCACCTCGCTCCCTGCTCTCACCTTCCCCAAATCTTCCCCAATCTCGAGCGAGCTAGCGGCGATCAaacaatggcgaacgacggcgcGGCCAACAATGGTTTCGGCCGCCACTCTCTTCACCAATGGGAGGGCGGCTCCTCCACATGGcaggctacccggcgccgccgcacttccgcgcgccgggaggatggcgactcagcgcggggggcgtcccgatcccgccgccgctgaTGGGTCGGGCCGCCCTAGAGGCGGAGATCGACGcggtgctcgtcactctcagtgacgagcgcGCGAAGccgcgcttcttccccgacaactacaAGGCGTGGACCGACTTTTCCCGGCGCAGTTACGAGCGCAAACTAGCCGCTTACGAcagccccctcctcctcccgctaggaacaacgccgccggccgccgccggtggtggagTGCGCCTAACTGCACCCTCgtgaatgtgctcgcgcacatcgagggtgggAACTACCCCctctggggatgccgccgcctgAGGCGGCTACCGTGCCGCGCCGAGACGGCAGTTCCTGGAcgccgaggaggatggcgccatcctcctcctcgtccgggtcaaggtcggcgtccaggtccggcggaTCTGCGCCCCCGGCCTTCATCAAGAATGAGCCGGCGTCTCCATCGACACCGGTCTtcatcaagaaggagccggcgtctccaccgccgaccagagggtgcAGGAGCGGCgccgtcgtcatccgcgaccaaccctcctctccaccgcgcgggcggaagaggaagtcgtcgaagaaggaggccgccgccgcaaccAGCTCGCtgaggaggaggccaagcgcgCGGAGGAagccgcggtggcggtggcgatcgccaggtcgctcagcGACCTAGTCCCCACCGACAACACGCTCCCCATGGACGCCGCGCTCGAAtggtccaggcgggactgggagcgGCAGGAGGCCGAGCAGCAGCGTCGACTGCTGGACATGGCTGCCGCGCGGCAACGCGCCGTCCGCGCCGCTGCACCGTCCGCAACAACGAACGCCGCACCCAGGACCGTCGAgttgatcaagctcgaggagagtagcgacgacgacatctaccgGCCGACGCTGCCACGCGCCAgcgaccctggccagggttcgagccgctggtacgaggcggcGCTGCCCCAGGACGCCTCCAGCTCGAGCAACGACGACAACGGCGCGgactacacggccttctaccgccatttcggcatgtagaaggtCACTATTAGTTTAAGTTATGGCCGAATTAAAATATATGTACgtattcggcctatatatgtacgaactcgcctatataagttaaatatctttaaatttcgcttatgtttgcacGAGTTTCGCCTAGTTCTGTCTGAATTCGCCTTATTttgtcaaaaaaattcatccaccCCAGGCTCGCTGTTGGGAAAATGGGTCTCCCCAGGCCaaagtttcgtccaatccggcgctaaacagcgccggatttcggcctggggagccccaacggctgggatgctctaaaTACTTTAGACAAGAGTAAACCGTGAAGATCACTACCACATGAAACTTTAACACATATTTTTTTTAAAGGATATCTTAGTCCATATGGATCAAATTGCAGCAATCAATAAGGTATAAAATttcttatccccaagaatataagcATAGAGCCAAGCCAACCTATGCCAAATATTTCTTGGACAAGTACTAGCCGCCAAGCAAGCACCCAACGATCCCCAAACAACTTTTGCAACATCACAAGTGAAGAAAAGATGATTAACACTATCCACATTATCACAAAAGGAACATTTAGGAATTCTAGTCCGCTTTCTTTTTTTTCTCATGTTATCTCTAGTCAATTTTGTTACAAATTAGCTGATAAGAAATCTTATAAAAAGTTACCACATGGTAACTTCAGCAGAAAATATAGTGAAAACTTTATAAATTACCGGGTGACAACTTTGGAGAGAAAAAATCGTTGAAACACCCAACGTGGTGTCTACTTACGACATCTCTCGGCCGAAACAAAGACAATGGTGAAGAGGGTCGTCAATTGGACTAGCAGTTTGAGAGATaatatatgtttattttttcaatttTATAAAACAACTCAGTTGCATCATTGTTTAATTTTTGTATGCATGCGGGTATGTATCACACCACCTACAGACCGTGTCGCACTCTAAAGATTTGGATCATAAGTTCGCGCCATATTTGAGCCTGTCCTTTTTCAAGGAAGATTTGTGGCATTTCGTTCAGAAAATAAAAATTGCGCCAACAAGCAGCCTAAGATTAGATGGGCCATAATCCGACAACTCACTTTTGTTTCCACAACTAACCCACCGGTCCGCCAGTCCTATACACCGACTAGGTCGGTGCCTACCGtgcaccgcacaccctggtcgggtattgggcctgacccatttagcttttttttttctttttcgcttTCGTTTTATGTTTCTGTTTATTCtttttaatatattccttttttgtttccttttctttatagtttattttttaaatttgaaaaggtTTTAATTTAATAATTATTAAAACTAAAAAGAATCAAATATGGAAATTgttaaaattcaaaaattgttcaaataagaaaattgttcaaatattaaAATTGCTCaaatatgaaaattgttcaaattttaaaaaatcaaatttgagaaaatgttaagattagaaaataatgttcaaattcggaaattgttcatatatagaaaataataaattttAGGAAAAAATGTTTTCCAAAATTTAGGAAATttacaaatttaaaatatgttcataaaaaataatattttaaagTTTAGATTTTCAAAAAAAGTTTAGTTTGCCCAAAAAAGTTCAAGTTATAgtttttgatttttaaaaaaatatagaaaaaacaagaaaagaaacaacATAAAAGGAGAAAATGGAAAAATGAGAGAAAGAGGACGTGGTTGGGCCGGGCCAACACACACCCACCTAGTCCACACCAACCTGGGTGGTGTATAGCACGGGAGCGCATAAACCGCGCCCGCGAGGGAAGCGTCGGGTGGGCCAAcccattagcttgttcatttacAAAAAATAAGTAGTACCATATTTTTAACCTTTGTACATGGTCCTAGCTCTAGCCTACTGGTTTCAACCCTTGCCCCAGGAGCCTGAGGTCGAACCCCATTTGCCACCATTTTTTCAAACTTAAGAAAAAATTGAATTTGAGCAAAACATGAACAAATTTAGAATCTTCGATAAATTTTCGAATGAGagaaaaatttgaatttgaacagcTTTAGAATCTCAGAAAAAACTAAttttgatcaaattttggataTGAGCAAAACTTGAATCCGAACAAATTTCTTATGAGCAAAATTTTAATTCAAACAGTTCTTTTGAATCTgaacaaaatttaaattttaatcGTTCTTAAAACCGGTCAAAAAACGAACAGAACCTTCTAGaatatttctaaaaccaaaaaaacCGAAACAAAATACACCACCCAGTCGGTTCTGTGTCTAACGGGCCGCGGCCCACGTTTGGCTTTGGCAGGCCAGGTGTTCGATGGTACAGTAGAGGCCTATGGTATACGGAACAAAATCGGAGCTGCCGTGTTCGATTTGCGGCGGAtcgagcccaggaacaaggaacaCGGAGATGAGCTTGGCGCTTCTAGGAGGCTACTCCTCCGCCGAGGACgacgaccccgccgccgccgacctgaGCGACTCCGGCGGCTCATCGGCCGAAGAAGCTGGATCCGACGTCGACGAGGCGTCCGCTCCCCCGAAGCCGGCCGCCAGGCCTACCCGTCGCGTAAACCCTAGCCCCGGCGACGGGGACTCCTCGCTGCCCtccgcgctggatgtattcgccgAGATCTCCGGGCCACCGGACTTCCTCAACCGCAGGGTCGCTCAGCCCGAGGAGGTGCGGGAGGCGCTCGGCGTGCTCGATCGCCGCTCCAAGCCGGGGAGAAAGCCGCCACCTCCGGGTGAGACGCTTAAACTTGTTCTAGTTCGACTGCAGACTATCGTGTTTTGATACTGTAATTGTTTAGTTGAAAATTGGATGTGTTTGAAGCTTAAGCAAATGATTCCTGCGATACTAAGTAATACACAGTCTCTTACTCATTTATTTGCTGTAGAGCGAGAATTCCTTGTTCCAATCTGGCTTCATGTGAGAAGTATTTCTTCTTGTTGTTTTTGTTTCACCCTTAGTGCTCTCGTAGTGCTCTGATTACGTTTGATTATAGAATTGTGATGCTACAGGGTTAGTTTCATCAATCCATGGACTTCAGGTGCTAAGAGCCTAGAGTTGGGCGAATCGATTCTAAAGTAACTTACAATGTACTGGTCAGGGCTCTACTTGAGAAATAGTTACTCTTTAGTTTTGTTGGTGTATTCATGATCCATTGTGGCATGAACTAGGTCTGTCTAGTCTTTCCGGTTGTCATAAGTGAGTTGAATTAGCGGGATTTGTGTTGTTTCCTGTTGTTATTTGACATGTCATATTGCTTGATCGTGTGCACAAGTTGCACAAGTGTTATGAAACTGAGATGATCGTGTGGCCAGCATATTTAGGATAGAAAATAGAGATGCAACACTCTTATGCAAATGAGGAgacatgtgttttttttttgctttaaatCTGTGTTCACATATTAGGCTCTATTGGGTTGATGTACAGGATGAGGGTTGCAATAACTTATTGTTATATGCTACTCGTGCACTACATATGTACTGGGGCTAGAAACTGCATATTTGATTTGGCATCCATTTTCACATCAGCGAATAAGGTGAAATATATGTGTTTTGTACTGTAACTATGATCCTACTCCTACTTCCATTTGTATGTTAGACCACTTTGAAGGAGTAAATAACTATATAATTTGGTATCTAGCTTTACCTCTTACATTCAGGTTTTGCATGGAAATATTTGTATAAATAATTTTTTAATGTATAGGTCGATAAAACTCTGTCATCCTCTGTGCATGTTTATGAAATGGGTACAATTGGCCATTTTAAATTGCCTCTGCACTATGACTGAATTGCAAAATTCAACTTGTTTAGATATGAGGTACATAGAAGAGAGGCAGTTATAATGTGTGCTGGCTTCTGATAATAGTCCTAGTTATATTCATGCCAGTCATTCATTTCAAGTTCATGTTGGCCTCTGGCTAATCTGATTAAAAACTATGTTCAGGTGCGGTTGTGGCTGCGAAACCACAGTTGGTTGCCATTCGTGAGCGAGTTAGCAATGACATGAAGAATGGTGCCAATCCTCAAGGTACTGTTTTGTGCTTCAAATGAATATACTTTTTCCCTTTTTAATAGGACATGTATTATGACTGAATTGCAAAATTTcatagcttgttactagcttgaaTATTAGATAGATGGTAAAGGAGATCTTATCATATGTGCTGGCATCTGATAATAATCCTAGTTCTGCTCCTGTCATTTATATTCTATTTCAGATTTTTGTTGCCCCCTGGTTAATCTGACTAGAAAACTATCTTCAGGTGTGGTTGTGTCGGCGAAACCACAGTTGATTGCTGATCATGAACGAGTTAGCAGCGACACGAAGACTGGTGCCAATCCTCCAGGTTCTGTCGAAGGAAAGAGAAAAATCGGCGCCTCAAATCCTGGTCCAGAAGATGCTGCCGAGCTTCTAAGGTAACAAATGCTCACTTTCATTCAGAACGCAAGTACGAGATAACTATACAAAAGCGTACTGAGCATATATCATGACAGAATTCTGTATATGGCCCCTTGTCATTCCTGGCTGTATCTTGTAAGGCTCTTAACAGTGTTTTTTCTCTTCAAAATGCAGAATGTGTCTCCAGTGCGGTATACCAAAGACATATTCACACGCGCAAGGTATGGTATGCCCTGTTTGCAACGATAAACCGATGCAGACAAAGGAGCCCGAGAAGAAGAAGACTTCCGCTGTCAAAGACAAGGAGAAGGTCAAGAGGATGAGAGGGCAATCTTCACACGCTTCGTGGAAGAGCGAAACTGAGATGGCTCTGCGGCAACAGTTTGACTAGTTTACTAATTAGTGTTCACTGCGAATGTTGTAACGGGATGGCTCTGTTGCCTGCACACTGGGAAGAACTCTTGCAGTTCTCTTTTCCTTTTAAACTTGTACAACTGCTTCATTGCCGATTCTCAGGCTCCAAATTAGCATGGTTTCGTTTCTTGTTCTTGCAGCTCTGTGACATACATGTATTGGGATTGGTTTGGTAAGCTGTCTCTGTTTATTGTTTCCCAGCGAAGTCCTGTTCGAATTAAATTTTCTAGGGCCTTTTGATACATGATACATTTTTTCTGAATCTACTGGGAACTAAACTGTGTCCTGTGAAGTTCCGGGAAAACTCATATGCAACTCTTGAATCATAGAAGCCCTTAATGTTGAGCTAGTTGTGCTTTGTGCTCTAACTTAGCTAACAGACTAGTCTTATCTCTATTAGAAATTTCCATGGAGTTTTTGTTAAACACAGAGGCCCTTCTAGCTATGGCAGTATGGCAGGTAGGGAGGTTATTTTCGCTCATTGATTTCATTTCTGGATCAATTGAAGATAAGAGCGAGCTGGGGGTCTAGTAATGTCGGCATGTGGCATACATGACCAACGTGGCAACATGAGAGCAACGGAATGTCATGGACAGATCCAGTATACCCTTCCGCGATGCAGAATGCAGCTCAACTTGCATTATTAGTTTATATCGACCTCGCACCATTACCAGGGCCGTGTCTTCTCTCGGATTCCATTTGAATTCGTTAATCCGTTCACGTCAACAACATTTTTTTCTAATTCAAATTCCAGTGCCTGCTACTCGAGCATCTCGTTACTTTTCATGTTGTGCCACATGTACTCTTACCGTTCCGTTTAAATTGACGCGAGGGAGACAAGCGAGTGAGCAAACAATGGTTCAGATTGAAGTCAATTAAATCAGTATGAACGATCGCGGAGCAGGTGGCACGGCCCTGTCCAGGTCCAGCACGACGCCTGCATTGATTAATAATGGTCGATCCAGACGAACATGGACAAAAAAATGCACAACTTTCAGATCTTCCGGATCGCATCGGCGCCACGGTGACCGACAGCTAAGGCCCCACGCAGCCTCATCAACCATTTCCTTTTTATACGATCCACTCCCCACACACAAAAATCTCTGCAGCTCACACACCAGCTTGATCGCACTCCGATCCGTCATCCATGGCCCGGCTCGCCGCCgctctcctcctcgtcatcgccgtcgcggcctccgccgccgcgctcgcgCATGGCCGCGGCATCCAGACTCCGATCAAGGTGACCAGACCACCCTCCCTCTCTCCTGACATGATTACTGTTTAACTCGTATACTCATCGTTAACCTTGCCACGTCGATCCGCGCGCAGCTGACCAGGGTCGCCGCCGGCGTGGTCGGCGACAGCTACGAGTGCGTGTACACGGTGTACATCCGGACGGGGTCGATCTGGAAGGCCGGGACGGACTCCAACATCACGCTGGAGCTGACCGCCGCCGACAACAGCGGCATCCAGATCACGGGCCTGCCGTCGTGGGGCGGGCTCATGGGCGAGGGCCACTCCTACTTCGAGCGGAGCAACCTCGACATCTTCAGCGGCCGCGGGCCCTGCATGGCGTCCGCGCCGTGCCGGATGAAGCTGGCCTCCGACGGCACCGGCGACCACCACGGCTGGTACTGCAACTACGTCGAGGTCACCGTCACGGGCCCGCACAAGGGGTGCGCGCAGCAGCTGTTCACGGTCGAGCAGTGGCTCGCCACCGACGTCTCGCCGTACAAGCTCGACTCCGTCGTCGACCAGTGCTCCGCCGTCGATGGCACCGCATCCGCGTGAGGCCGCCGTCGGCACGTGCGCTGATGCTGTTTGTGTTGGATCAGCTCGTGCAGCTGCTGGTGAAATAATCGATCGGGATCTGATGAGTGATGTGTATGCGCTGTGATGAGAGTTGTCAGTGACTAGTCGTCGCCGTACGTGGTGGTTTTGTATGAGAGAAGATGTTCATCTGACATCTCCAATTGTTGGATATTTGTCCATGTTTTCATTGTCGGCAGATCTGTGTCCATGTGT includes:
- the LOC124693151 gene encoding uncharacterized protein LOC124693151 produces the protein MSLALLGGYSSAEDDDPAAADLSDSGGSSAEEAGSDVDEASAPPKPAARPTRRVNPSPGDGDSSLPSALDVFAEISGPPDFLNRRVAQPEEVREALGVLDRRSKPGRKPPPPGAVVAAKPQLVAIRERVSNDMKNGANPQGVVVSAKPQLIADHERVSSDTKTGANPPGSVEGKRKIGASNPGPEDAAELLRMCLQCGIPKTYSHAQGMVCPVCNDKPMQTKEPEKKKTSAVKDKEKVKRMRGQSSHASWKSETEMALRQQFD
- the LOC124693150 gene encoding PLAT domain-containing protein 1-like — protein: MARLAAALLLVIAVAASAAALAHGRGIQTPIKLTRVAAGVVGDSYECVYTVYIRTGSIWKAGTDSNITLELTAADNSGIQITGLPSWGGLMGEGHSYFERSNLDIFSGRGPCMASAPCRMKLASDGTGDHHGWYCNYVEVTVTGPHKGCAQQLFTVEQWLATDVSPYKLDSVVDQCSAVDGTASA